In a single window of the Candidatus Krumholzibacteriia bacterium genome:
- a CDS encoding glycosyltransferase: MLQSRDLLFLASTLEVGGGEKVLAQLLRGLRSRGLSPKILTLKEPGPIGEVLRGEGTDLVSWGLRDTRNPLILFRLLALIRRLSPRLIYIQDHDDCIFWGSLAVAISGFRPILIPVHSPSEAGYTSFRRMSRPLLGLGQSKVLLGPWHQMTLRYGDGIPESRDFLIANPLTDPGKGKREIRGDRDELILGTLCAFREQKRLDRMLELFREFRHLQNSRLSLYGEGPELERTRHYALELGISEWVDFRGSTRQVRKAMAGLDVFLMTSEAEAQPLSLVEALAEGTRVAAVPKGEVPSILDGGRRGLLFTGDDPADWARQLHHWLSEDWTAEHRQRCSEEILREFSPERFLDEYHQCLLGLGDSG; this comes from the coding sequence GTGCTTCAGTCCAGGGACCTGCTGTTTCTTGCCTCGACTCTCGAGGTGGGGGGCGGGGAAAAGGTCCTTGCCCAACTCCTTCGCGGGCTTCGCTCTCGTGGACTATCTCCCAAGATCCTGACCCTGAAAGAGCCCGGACCCATCGGGGAAGTTCTGCGGGGGGAAGGAACGGATCTGGTTTCCTGGGGCCTCCGGGACACGCGAAACCCGCTCATTCTGTTTCGCCTGCTTGCCCTGATCCGAAGGCTCTCTCCCCGCCTGATCTACATCCAGGATCACGATGACTGTATCTTCTGGGGGAGCCTTGCCGTTGCAATCAGCGGTTTTCGCCCCATTCTGATCCCGGTTCACAGTCCCAGTGAGGCGGGATACACCTCTTTCCGTCGCATGAGCCGCCCTCTTCTTGGTCTGGGCCAGTCAAAGGTACTCCTCGGCCCCTGGCATCAAATGACGCTCCGCTACGGAGACGGGATTCCTGAGTCCCGTGACTTCCTGATCGCCAACCCCTTGACGGATCCGGGGAAGGGAAAGAGAGAGATTCGAGGAGATCGGGACGAGTTGATTCTGGGCACTCTCTGCGCTTTTCGCGAGCAGAAGCGCCTGGATCGGATGCTGGAGCTCTTTCGCGAGTTTCGGCACTTGCAGAACTCCCGGCTCTCTCTCTACGGGGAGGGCCCTGAACTGGAAAGGACCCGGCACTACGCGCTTGAGTTGGGAATCAGCGAATGGGTAGATTTCAGAGGATCCACTAGGCAGGTGCGTAAAGCGATGGCCGGTCTAGACGTATTTCTGATGACCAGTGAAGCAGAAGCACAACCTCTGAGTCTGGTGGAAGCACTTGCAGAAGGAACACGCGTGGCAGCGGTGCCGAAGGGAGAAGTTCCCTCCATTTTGGATGGGGGACGCCGGGGACTGCTATTTACGGGGGACGATCCTGCTGATTGGGCCCGACAGCTTCATCATTGGCTCTCGGAGGATTGGACAGCAGAACATCGACAGCGGTGTTCTGAGGAGATCCTCCGCGAATTCTCGCCGGAACGTTTTCTGGATGAATACCATCAGTGCCTTCTCGGCCTGGGAGACAGTGGATGA
- a CDS encoding glycosyltransferase family 4 protein — MRILQANKFLYPKGGAEVVCLGLKDLLEEAGHEVGLFGMQDERNLCDEQSNFPSKVDYHEDRSTLQMAREALRTIYGLEARRGLELTLDHYRPQIAHLHNIYHQLSPSILRPLKDRSIPVILTLHDFKLLCPTYSFLRQGKICEECPGKANLPLLAHRCWGESLPASLVLWLEDRLHRFLRSYEEGVSVFTAPSRFYRDRMKEGRLKGLDVRYLPNFLPFGDHILDSPFVEPPRKELPELLWVGRMSEEKGLHTLLQALAREQLPLRLSLAGDGPAEPSLRELSAELGLGDRVRFLGRIGREEVPQRILESDGTILPSEWYENAPISVLESMALGRPVLASRIGGVPEMVVEGKSGWLFEAGNKDSLLETLGRWSADREASIAVGRSAYDMAREKYHPRVVLKMVLELYRELGS, encoded by the coding sequence ATGAGGATCCTGCAGGCAAACAAGTTTCTCTATCCCAAGGGTGGCGCAGAGGTGGTGTGCCTTGGCCTGAAAGACCTACTGGAAGAAGCAGGCCATGAGGTCGGCCTTTTCGGAATGCAGGATGAGCGGAACCTCTGTGATGAGCAGTCGAACTTTCCGTCGAAAGTGGATTACCATGAAGATCGCTCAACTCTTCAAATGGCTCGAGAAGCCCTGAGAACCATCTACGGCCTGGAGGCTCGCCGGGGACTGGAGCTCACGCTGGATCACTATCGCCCGCAGATTGCTCATCTCCACAACATCTACCATCAACTATCACCCTCGATCCTTCGCCCTCTGAAAGACCGTTCGATTCCGGTGATCCTCACTCTTCATGATTTCAAACTGCTTTGTCCGACTTATTCTTTTCTTCGTCAGGGGAAGATCTGTGAAGAGTGCCCGGGAAAAGCCAACCTTCCTCTTCTGGCTCATCGCTGCTGGGGAGAGAGTCTTCCGGCCAGTCTGGTTCTCTGGTTGGAGGATCGCCTGCATCGCTTCTTGCGCAGTTATGAAGAGGGAGTCAGTGTCTTTACTGCTCCCAGCCGATTCTACCGGGATCGAATGAAGGAGGGAAGGCTCAAGGGGCTGGATGTCCGCTACCTTCCCAATTTCCTCCCTTTTGGCGATCACATTCTCGACAGTCCATTTGTGGAACCTCCGAGGAAGGAGCTTCCCGAGCTCTTGTGGGTGGGGCGGATGAGTGAGGAGAAAGGGCTTCACACTCTTCTTCAGGCTCTGGCAAGAGAGCAACTTCCTCTTCGTTTGAGTTTGGCAGGAGATGGGCCCGCTGAGCCATCACTGAGGGAACTGTCCGCAGAACTGGGCTTGGGAGACCGGGTTCGCTTTCTTGGCAGAATTGGCAGGGAAGAGGTTCCCCAGAGGATTCTGGAGTCTGATGGAACCATCCTTCCCAGTGAGTGGTACGAAAATGCTCCGATCTCAGTGCTGGAATCCATGGCTCTGGGCCGTCCGGTTCTCGCAAGCAGGATTGGGGGTGTGCCGGAGATGGTGGTGGAGGGCAAGAGCGGTTGGCTCTTTGAGGCCGGGAATAAGGACTCTTTGCTGGAAACCCTTGGCCGCTGGTCAGCCGATCGGGAGGCCTCCATCGCAGTGGGGCGTTCGGCCTATGACATGGCACGAGAGAAGTATCACCCTCGGGTGGTCCTGAAAATGGTTCTGGAACTCTATCGCGAATTGGGATCATAA
- a CDS encoding SPOR domain-containing protein encodes MRILTVLVILLLAFLSACTPKEVVNTSEEAPVVEEISAAPDTLSYDFLSEGDRYAGETSAEAQADLPPLAPVFEPVVEEPELPEETEETVSIADPPMEIQEEISPVAVEEKTEELFWVQLFASSSKEKALAMARSAESKLQGPVRVFFLDPHYKVLTGGFAEKEEALKLRAELVTRGYPDAWIFHP; translated from the coding sequence ATGAGAATTCTAACAGTTCTTGTGATCTTGCTGCTGGCCTTCTTGTCAGCCTGTACGCCAAAGGAAGTGGTGAACACTTCGGAAGAAGCCCCCGTTGTCGAAGAGATTAGCGCAGCTCCGGATACCCTGTCCTACGACTTTCTGAGTGAAGGGGATCGCTATGCAGGGGAAACTTCTGCCGAGGCTCAAGCAGATCTCCCGCCTCTGGCTCCGGTCTTTGAGCCAGTAGTGGAAGAACCCGAGCTTCCCGAGGAGACCGAGGAAACGGTGTCTATTGCCGATCCTCCCATGGAAATACAGGAAGAGATTAGCCCGGTAGCTGTGGAGGAAAAGACTGAGGAGCTCTTCTGGGTTCAACTCTTTGCCAGCAGTTCGAAAGAGAAGGCCCTTGCGATGGCTCGTTCTGCGGAATCAAAGCTGCAGGGACCTGTCCGGGTCTTTTTTCTGGATCCTCACTACAAGGTACTGACCGGTGGCTTTGCAGAAAAGGAAGAGGCGCTGAAGTTGAGAGCGGAGTTGGTGACCCGGGGATACCCCGATGCGTGGATCTTTCACCCCTGA
- the dnaK gene encoding molecular chaperone DnaK → MAKIIGIDLGTTNSCVSVIEGGEPKIIPNSEGNRTTPSVVAMSAEGDRLVGQLAKRQAVTNPTNTVYSVKRFMGRKYSEVAQEIKEVPYEVLKGTNGDVQIKLEGEETSPPEISAQILRRLKETAEEYLGETVTEAVITVPAYFNDRQRQATKDAGKIAGLDVKRIINEPTAASLAYGLEKVGDRTIAVFDLGGGTFDISILELGDGVFEVKSTNGDTHLGGDDFDQVLIEWLNEEFRKQEGIDLSADPMALQRLKEAAEQAKRELSTRTQTDINLPFVTADATGPKHLNVSLSRAQFESLVSDLVLRTQNPCKQAIKDAGVSPSDIDEVVLVGGSTRIPAIQNKVKEIFGKEPSRNVNPDEVVSLGAAIQGGILAGDVKDVILLDVTPLSLGIETLGSVMTRLIDRNTTIPGRKSQIFSTAADNQDTVDIHVLQGEREMASDNKSIGRFQLAGIPAAPRGIPQIEVTFDIDANGILSVSAKDKATGKEQSIKIQASSGIDDSEIDRMVQDAESHADEDRAKRELIDAKNNAEALAYQTEKQLEENKDKVDESMKATMEGLVSDLKSAAAGEDKEAIDQASEALNKELHAFSQKLYEEASKEASTEEESAEAPPSSREEASTGEGEAVDADFEVVDEK, encoded by the coding sequence ATGGCTAAGATCATTGGAATTGACTTGGGAACCACCAACTCCTGCGTCTCGGTGATTGAGGGTGGAGAGCCCAAGATCATCCCGAACAGTGAGGGGAATCGTACTACGCCAAGTGTTGTCGCCATGAGTGCTGAGGGAGATCGCCTTGTGGGACAGTTGGCAAAGCGTCAGGCTGTCACGAACCCCACGAATACCGTCTACTCGGTGAAGCGCTTTATGGGCCGGAAGTACAGCGAAGTTGCCCAGGAAATCAAGGAAGTTCCCTATGAGGTCCTCAAGGGCACAAACGGGGACGTCCAGATCAAGCTGGAAGGCGAAGAGACCAGTCCTCCGGAAATCAGTGCCCAGATTTTACGCCGCCTGAAAGAAACCGCGGAAGAGTACTTGGGAGAAACGGTGACGGAAGCGGTGATCACGGTCCCTGCCTACTTCAATGACCGACAGCGTCAGGCGACCAAGGATGCGGGCAAGATCGCAGGACTCGATGTAAAGCGAATCATCAACGAGCCTACCGCAGCGAGCCTCGCCTACGGTCTTGAAAAAGTGGGAGATCGTACAATTGCGGTCTTCGACCTTGGAGGGGGAACCTTTGACATCTCAATTCTGGAACTCGGAGATGGCGTCTTTGAAGTCAAGTCCACGAATGGCGATACCCACCTCGGCGGCGATGACTTTGATCAGGTTCTGATTGAATGGCTGAATGAGGAGTTCCGCAAGCAGGAGGGCATTGATCTTTCCGCTGACCCCATGGCACTTCAGCGACTGAAGGAGGCCGCTGAGCAGGCAAAGAGGGAACTCTCCACCCGAACCCAGACAGACATCAATCTCCCCTTTGTCACGGCGGATGCCACAGGACCCAAGCACCTGAATGTGAGTTTGAGTCGCGCGCAGTTTGAGAGCCTGGTTTCTGACCTTGTCCTTCGCACCCAGAATCCCTGCAAGCAGGCTATCAAGGATGCCGGCGTCAGCCCCTCCGATATCGATGAGGTTGTTCTGGTGGGAGGATCTACCCGAATCCCTGCGATTCAGAACAAGGTCAAGGAAATCTTCGGCAAGGAACCCAGTCGCAATGTAAATCCGGATGAGGTGGTCTCTCTGGGTGCCGCAATCCAGGGAGGAATTCTGGCGGGAGACGTGAAGGATGTCATCCTGCTCGATGTTACTCCTCTCAGTCTCGGGATCGAAACGCTCGGCAGCGTGATGACCCGCCTGATTGACCGGAATACGACGATTCCCGGACGCAAGAGCCAGATCTTCTCCACGGCCGCGGACAACCAGGACACGGTGGACATCCATGTCCTTCAGGGTGAGCGGGAGATGGCCTCGGACAACAAGTCGATTGGCCGCTTTCAGTTGGCCGGGATTCCTGCGGCTCCTCGCGGCATTCCCCAGATTGAGGTGACCTTTGACATTGATGCAAATGGCATCCTCTCCGTCAGTGCCAAGGACAAGGCGACCGGCAAGGAGCAGAGCATCAAGATTCAGGCTTCCAGCGGGATTGATGATTCTGAAATCGATCGCATGGTTCAGGATGCGGAAAGCCATGCCGATGAAGATCGGGCCAAGAGGGAACTCATCGATGCGAAAAACAACGCGGAAGCCCTTGCCTATCAGACAGAGAAGCAGCTGGAGGAGAACAAGGACAAGGTGGATGAGTCCATGAAGGCAACGATGGAAGGCCTGGTCTCCGACTTGAAATCAGCAGCAGCGGGAGAGGATAAGGAGGCAATTGATCAGGCAAGCGAAGCCTTGAACAAGGAACTCCATGCCTTCTCCCAAAAACTCTATGAGGAAGCCAGTAAGGAAGCCTCGACGGAGGAAGAGTCTGCGGAGGCTCCTCCTTCTTCCAGGGAGGAGGCAAGCACTGGCGAGGGAGAGGCCGTGGACGCCGACTTCGAGGTAGTGGACGAGAAATAG
- a CDS encoding AAA family ATPase has translation MARAQKKSLDPGKKSLAAERFERKLKERIVGQDRAISRIARLYQVYLAGLYPPDRPIGNFLFLGPTGSGKTRIIEAASEILFGTSNAVLKIDCAEYAHSHEISRLIGSPPGYLGHRETTPYFSQGNLERYRTPELDLTFLLFDEIEKASDTLWSLLLGILDKGRLTLGDNTEVDMTRTVIFMTGNIGAGNIEKMIEGGIGFTETYRGGSPEQLDQRVYTTVMEAARRKFSPEFLNRIDNTVVFRNLTEDHVRRILDIELDSLRRRIMQAAGDVKFSFDVSARVKDLLIEEGYDQRYGARHLKRAIERFLVYPMANLVSTGQVRYGDHLLLNIRKKDGMVEFHKESSPELRVVGESVQAPS, from the coding sequence ATGGCCCGCGCCCAGAAAAAGTCTCTTGACCCCGGGAAGAAGTCTCTGGCAGCGGAGCGCTTTGAGCGCAAGCTCAAGGAGAGAATCGTAGGGCAGGATCGGGCGATCTCGAGAATTGCCAGACTGTATCAGGTCTACCTTGCAGGGCTCTATCCCCCGGACAGGCCCATTGGCAACTTTCTCTTTCTGGGTCCTACCGGTAGTGGAAAGACACGAATCATTGAAGCGGCCAGTGAGATCCTGTTCGGCACTTCCAATGCTGTTCTGAAGATTGACTGTGCGGAGTATGCCCACAGTCATGAGATCAGCCGCCTGATTGGCTCCCCTCCCGGATATCTTGGTCATCGGGAAACCACTCCCTATTTTTCTCAAGGCAACCTGGAGCGTTACCGCACTCCGGAGCTCGACCTCACCTTTCTGCTCTTTGATGAAATTGAAAAGGCTTCTGACACACTTTGGAGTCTTTTGTTGGGAATCCTCGACAAGGGAAGACTGACGCTCGGTGATAATACGGAAGTGGACATGACGCGCACGGTGATCTTCATGACCGGGAACATTGGCGCCGGGAATATCGAGAAGATGATTGAAGGGGGGATCGGTTTCACCGAGACCTATCGTGGCGGCTCACCGGAACAGTTGGACCAGCGTGTCTACACAACGGTGATGGAAGCAGCTCGCAGGAAGTTCAGCCCTGAGTTTCTCAACCGGATTGACAATACGGTAGTGTTCAGGAATCTGACGGAAGACCATGTCCGCAGAATCCTGGACATCGAACTTGATTCACTGCGGAGACGGATCATGCAAGCGGCTGGTGATGTCAAGTTCTCCTTTGACGTCAGTGCACGGGTCAAGGATCTCCTCATTGAAGAGGGCTACGACCAACGCTATGGAGCCCGCCATCTGAAGAGGGCCATTGAGCGCTTTCTCGTCTATCCCATGGCGAATCTGGTTTCCACTGGACAGGTTCGCTACGGCGACCACCTCCTTCTGAACATTCGCAAGAAGGATGGAATGGTGGAGTTCCACAAGGAAAGCTCTCCCGAACTTCGGGTTGTGGGGGAGTCCGTGCAGGCTCCTTCCTGA